From the genome of Candidatus Palauibacter polyketidifaciens:
TCGCGAATCGTCGGGTTGTTTGATCAGCACTCCACATTCAACCAGCGCGAAGACGATCTCGCCGATGTCCGTTGTGCCGTGCACACCCCAGTGTTCGAGTACGGTCCGCGCCAGAGGGCCGAACCGCTCCAGGGCGAGTTCCCGGACCGCGTCGGCCACTTCGGCGCCGCTGATGTGACGAGGCAGCTCGAGGCTGGACAGCCG
Proteins encoded in this window:
- a CDS encoding Minf_1886 family protein codes for the protein MDTAGVLTGIRKGNPRYTEAAYLFLLSALQRRLSSLELPRHISGAEVADAVRELALERFGPLARTVLEHWGVHGTTDIGEIVFALVECGVLIKQPDDSREDFEGLFSFDEAFEDSYPWSA